TTTGCGAATACGCCTCATGGTGCGAAGGCCAGCGCCACGATTTATAGCATCGTCGAAACGGCCAAGGAAAATGGCTTAAACCCCTTCACCTACCTGATCTACTTGTTCGAACAGATGCCTAATATGGATGTCAAAGATCGAGATGCCTTAGACAAACTGCTTCCATGGTCCAACAGCTTGCCGGCCAGGTGCCGGATCAGGAAAATAAGTGACGAAATGCCCGCCTCCTAAAAAGGCGGGTTATTTTACGCCCACAGACCTGACTCCGCCATTACATTAGGTGGGGAAAGTTTGACGCTCACGGCGACTTGCCAAAATAGTGCCACGGCTAAAACCATTTATGTTTCAACCCACGCCCCCGTGTGGGGGGCGACAAGCTCCGCAGACTCAGCTACTTACTCCGCAATTAGTTTCAACCCACGCCCCCGTGTGGGGGGCGACCTGACGCTGGGGCAGGCTTAGTGGTAGTTAACGTTGTTTCAACCCACGCCCCCGTGTGGGGGGCGACTGATTTCGGCAGCTCTCTGCAGTCGCGCATCATTGTTTCAACCCACGCCCCCGTGTGGGGGGCGACGTACCGGGATATGAGGAAATGAAAAAGATGATTGTTTCAACCCACGCCCCCGTGTGGGGGGCGACATTGGTGTTTCGTTTGAATGGGACTCCTACGCGCTGTTTCAACCCACGCCCCCGTGTGGGGGGCGACCAATATACGAATATCTTGCTTGGCTGTCATAGGGGTTTCAACCCACGCCCCCGTGTGGGGGGCGACTCGGGAAATCCTCTATCAGTCAATACCTGTCCGGGTTTCAACCCACGCCCCCGTGTGGGGGGCGACGTTATAAGAATTATATATATAACCATATAATTCCTGTTTCAACCCACGCCCCCGTGTGGGTGGCGACCCCGCTAATCATTGAGATTACCGGGCCGGTGACGTTTCAACCCACGCCCCCGTGTGGGGGGCGACGCATAAGTCAGTCGTTTCCGCGAAGTCATTGCCAGTTTCAACCCACGCCCCCGTGTGGGGGGCGACGTCAAAGCGTGATGCGGCCCGTTATCGTGCCGGTGTTTCAACCCACGCCCCCGTGTGGGGGGCGACGTAATGCGCACTCGACCAGAACAGCCCACGGTACTGTTTCAACCCACGCCCCCGTGTGGGGGGCGACTCAAACCCCCGTTCATTAAGTTCAAATTTCAAATGTTTCAACCCACGCCCCCGTGTGGGGGGCGACGGACGGGCATACTCAATTGACCGGCAGCGGGCTTGTTTCAACCCACGCCCCCGTGTGGGGGGCGACCGCAGTTTTAGTGCTGTTTGGCAAGACAGGCACAGTTTCAACCCACGCCCCCGTGTGGGGGGCGACACTTCCGGCACGATGTCCATCAGCGGGAATTCGTTGTTTCAACCCACGCCCCCGTGTGGGGGGCGACGGAAACGTGTTGATTATCTTTATAATGTATGTCAGTTTCAACCCACGCCCCCGTGTGGGGGGCGACCGTCAACGAGGTCAATTGTTTGAGCAACTTCATTGTTTCAACCCACGCCCCCGTGTGGGGGGCGACGTCAAGGGACTTGCAGACGGAGCTAAAGGACGTTGTTTCAACCCACGCCCCCGTGTGGGGGGCGACGCGGAGCAACAGTTATCGTCTATATAACGACAAATTGTTTCAACCCACGCCCCCGTGTGGGGGGCGACCCTAACTTTTCAAGCGTCTGGATCTGCTTATCAGTTTCAACCCACGCCCCCGTGTGAGGGGCGACCCGTTACCGGCCCGGAATACGACCAGGCAGTAGCCGTTTCAACCCACGCCCCCGTGTGGGGGGCGACCCAGTGCAATCGTGTTCCACTGCCCAATTGCTAAGTTTCAACCCACGCCCCCGTGTGGGGGGCGACGTTGTTGAGTTGCCTAACGCTGACTACCTGACCCGTTTCAACCCACGCCCCCGTGTGGGGGGCGACCCGCTGCAGCAACCCGTTCGCCGTGGGCACTTGGGTTTCAACCCACGCCCCCGTGTGGGGGGCGACGTCGCAGTTTTAGTGCTGTTTGGCAAGACAGGCACAGTTTCAACCCACGCCCCCGTGTGGGGGGCGACTTGTAGGTGTAACTCCTGCGACGCTTGCGTTGGTGTTTCAACCCACGCCCCCGTGTGGGGGGCGACGCGGAGGCATTTACGTAGCCCTCGCTGCACAGATTGGTTTCAACCCACGCCCCCGTGTGGGGGGCGACACCAACCCTTGTATGAATTGATTGAACACCATTCTGTTTCAACCCACGCCCCCGTGTGGGGGGCGACGGCATTTGGAATCTACCAGGGGGTTTGTAATTTGAGTTTCAACCCACGCCCCCGTGTGGGGGGCGACTATTGCCCATTGACAAATGCGGTCAGGAAAGTAAGGTTTCAACCCACGCCCCCGTGTGGGGGGCGACCTGTAAAAGGTCAGGACTGCTTGCCCATATTATTGTTTCAACCCACGCCCCCGTGTGGGGGGCGACATTCTGTATCATGGAACTTTCATCAAGCATCAGTGTTTCAACCCACGCCCCCGTGTGGGGGGCGACCGCCGGGATTATACGGATGCTTTATTTGATGCTTATGTTTCAACCCACGCCCCCGTGTGGGGGGCGACACCAATATCATCACCAAGGTTTGCAAGCTTGCCGTTTCAACCCACGCCCCCGTGTGGGGGGCGACCTCCGTGCTCGTGGCTGTATAAATCATCAAAGAATGTTTCAACCCACGCCCCCGTGTGGGGGGCGACCAATATCGACAGCTCCGTCAGGCACACAGTTTCTGTTTCAACCCACGCCCCCGTGTGGGGGGCGACCGGCGGAGCTTGGTAAAAGATTGCCGGTGATATAGTTTCAACCCACGCCCCCGTGTGGGGGGCGACCTGAACAAACATGATTTTGCCGTTCAGCTTCTTTGTTTCAACCCACGCCCCCGTGTGGGGGGCGACTTTAATGGTTAATTGCGTGTTCCCGGTTACAATGGTTTCAACCCACGCCCCCGTGTGGGGGGCGACCGCTTTTGACCGCATTCGGTTCTTCAATCCATTTTGTTTCAACCCACGCCCCCGTGTGGGGGGCGACGTACAGCTTCCCTTTTCGTGGAATGGGTATTTGGTTTCAACCCACGCCCCCGTGTGGGGGGCGACAGGCTTTGTTCCGTAAAATCGGCAAGGATGCTTATGTTTCAACCCACGCCCCCGTGTGGGGGGCGACTTCGAATTCGAAGTGGAATTGTTCACATTAAGATAGTTTCAACCCACGCCCCCGTGTGGGGGGCGACTCCAAGGATTAAGGATAAGACAGGTGCAGTTCAAAGTTTCAACCCACGCCCCCGTGTGGGGGGCGACATGACCCTTCTGCATTGTTTTGTGGATTGGTTGATGTTTCAACCCACGCCCCCGTGTGGGGGGCGACGGCAGCATCGAAGCCATTGGTGAAACCAGGAAGCTGTTTCAACCCACGCCCCCGTGTGGGGGGCGACTAACCAGCTTCTTGAATATTGCTGCATTGGCAATGTTTCAACCCACGCCCCCGTGTGGGGGGCGACTTGAGGGAGCATGTGGTGATACGCATCAGTGCAGAGTTTCAACCCACGCCCCCGTGTGGGGGGCGACAAAATAGCGGAAAAAATAATGCTTGCAATGCAAAAGTTTCAACCCACGCCCCCGTGTGGGGGGCGACCTGCCCAGAACTCCGAGTGTGGTACTGTGCTAATGTTTCAACCCACGCCCCCGTGTGGGGGGCGACCCGAGAAAATGCTATTCGACATCACAATAGACACGTTTCAACCCACGCCCCCGTGTGGGGGGCGACCATGTCTTTTACTGGTCTATATGTAGTTTTCAAAGTTTCAACCCACGCCCCCGTGTGGGGGGCGACCCCATCTTGAACCAACTTGAACCGCAAATAAAAGGTTTCAACCCACGCCCCCGTGTGGGGGGCGACATTATGTGACTTGTTTTTATGTCCTGATAAAGTTGTTTCAACCCACGCCCCCGTGTGGGGGGCGACTCATAGTAGAAATTATCGTTGCTCTTCTGGATTGTTTCAACCCACGCCCCCGTGTGGGGGGCGACGTTGTCAACACAATAATGTGTACTTGCTCTCCTAGTTTCAACCCACGCCCCCGTGTGGGGGGCGACTAAGTCATTATGTAAATGGGGGTTCATATGCCAAGTTTCAACCCACGCCCCCGTGTGGGGGGCGACGGATGGAGATCTGCACCACCTAGACCATGCCGCAGTTTCAACCCACGCCCCCGTGTGGGGGGCGACATATTTCACATACTGCATGGGGTTGTCCTTAATGTTTCAACCCACGCCCCCGTGTGGGGGGCGACATGTGGAAAACCCAAGCAGCACCCACATGATTGTTGTTTCAACCCACGCCCCCGTGTGGGGGGCGACTGTTATCCACCAGGACCATCCAATCTGAATCAGTGTTTCAACCCACGCCCCCGTGTGGGGGGCGACCAGTGGGAAAACCTGCGGTCACCTTATGTGGTTGGTTTCAACCCACGCCCCCGTGTGGGGGGCGACGTTGGGAAACTGAATGGGGCATCACCAGGGTTTATGTTTCAACCCACGCCCCCGTGTGGGGGGCGACAACTACAGGTAATTATGACGTCGCAAATAACACGTTTCAACCCACGCCCCCGTGTGGGGGGCGACTTCATTGAACAGTCCTTGTTTACCACCTGCAATTGTTTCAACCCACGCCCCCGTGTGGGGGGCGACGGGTTCAACATGGGTTCAAGATAAAGTTCAAGATGTTTCAACCCACGCCCCCGTGTGGGGGGCGACGTGACAGCATAGGCATAAGCCTAACGGGTAACTTTGTTTCAACCCACGCCCCCGTGTGGGGGGCGACTCATTTTGACCATCAACATAAACACCATCTTTATGTTTCAACCCACGCCCCCGTGTGGGGGGCGACGACCACACCCCAGACGGAATTCACGACCTTAACGGTTTCAACCCACGCCCCCGTGTGGGGGGCGACCATACGGCCCAGAACACTGCACCTGCCCAGTAGGCGTTTCAACCCACGCCCCCGTGTGGGGGGCGACCAAAGTGTTCGACCGGGCAGGAATCGTATTCAAGGTTTCAACCCACGCCCCCGTGTGGGGGGCGACGCCGAAGTGGAGGGATATACGGGATGTCACAATTGTTTCAACCCACGCCCCCGTGTGGGGGGCGACATATATCTTCTGTCCTGTTGGTTTGTATGTCATTTGTTTCAACCCACGCCCCCGTGTGGGGGGCGACGCCAACCACAGAACCAGAACCAGAACCAGAACCAGTTTCAACCCACGCCCCCGTGTGGGGGGCGACTTTCAGGGCAGTAAACAGTGAATACACACCACAAGTTTCAACCCACGCCCCCGTGTGGGGGGCGACGTTTCCGGTCCAGACTGTTAAATTCAAGTTCACGGTTTCAACCCACGCCCCCGTGTGGGGGGCGACAACAGAGCGCGCCCAGCGGCGGCGCTGTATGTCCTGTTTCAACCCACGCCCCCGTGTGGGGGGCGACGTCAATGAACGCCTGGCGTTCTTCGTCGAATCCTTGTTTCAACCCACGCCCCCGTGTGGGGGGCGACCTCACAAAATCTGTATTGGGTTACTGCGATACAGTTTCAACCCACGCCCCCGTGTGGGGGGCGACCCGGCGGGGCGCGGCTCAGGCTTGGCTACTGTGAGTTTCAACCCACGCCCCCGTGTGGGGGGCGACGGCGATGCCGGTTGAGGGGGTGCAAGGCGCAGCCGTTTCAACCCACGCCCCCGTGTGGGGGGCGACCTCGCTGCCACCGACCATGCGCCCTGTCGAAAACGTTTCAACCCACGCCCCCGTGTGGGGGGCGACCTGCCGCTGGATATCGCTCTCAACCGGGTCGCCGGGGTTTCAACCCACGCCCCCGTGTGGGGGGCGACGAAGGTGAATCAACTAAAGAAGTTGAAGCACCTGTTTCAACCCACGCCCCCGTGTGGGGGGCGACAGTCTCCCGCTACGAGCTACACTAGCGCGTCCGTATGTTTCAACCCACGCCCCCGTGTGGGGGGCGACCTCCGCAAATACCGATGAGCGTAGGCAACACCGAGTTTCAACCCACGCCCCCGTGTGGGGGGCGACTTCATTAAGACATACCCATGCAACAACCCTGATTGTTTCAACCCACGCCCCCGTGTGGGGGGCGACCAAAAAGCAATATGTTTCGCTTCACCCGCTGATGTTTCAACCCACGCCCCCGTGTGGGGGGCGACCTGGTGGCTGATGGCTTTGCTGATGTGATTGTATCGGTTTCAACCCACGCCCCCGTGTGGGGGGCGACGCCTGCCAGAACCGTTCCGCAAGCTGCCATGAGCGTTTCAACCCACGCCCCCGTGTGGGGGGCGACAGTATACACTTATAACCAATTGATTCCAATAGGTTTATGGAATATTTTTGCGAACCTCCGATTCCCATTGCCTTGGCTACGGCATTTAATTGCCTTAACGCCCGTCAAAAACAGGCGTGAGGCCGGTTGCGATACACCTGGGAATTTATTGCTCGCTTGGGGTTCGCAAATTTAAACTGTCCCGATTTCTCTATTATATCTCAATAATTGACACAGCTTCTGGTATCTTATCTTTATTCACAGAAATCGAGTAATCACTGAAATCTCTTGCCGGCTTACTTTCATTTTTTCGCTTTATAGTAACTGCCTCAAAAAGTTTCTGTACCGGTGCGTCACCCATTTTAGAAGTATGTTCAAAGATAATCAGTTTTCTGGTTCCCATCAACCCGCGAGCAGCAGAACGGTCATGCTCAAACATGTTTTCAAGCGCCTCCCAGAGAAGCTCTAAATCTCCCTGAGAAAAGCCGGTCTGATTAGCAAAAGGCGCTGAAATAAATCCGTGTGCGCGATAGAGCCCGTAAGGAATGGTAAACTTCCTGCCCATCGTGCGGTTATCCCCACCCTGCTCTTCTGCTTCGGTTTTTGTTGTAACTGCCATGCGGGTTATGCTGTGCTCAAGGGATACAATAGGGTCTACCGAACGCGCAAATGTAAACTGCACCGGGCCGCGCACCTGCCCTGCATTGGCACCTGTTGACAAGACGGCTCCAAACGTTCTAATGTCATAAAAATTCTGGCATAAAAACTGCTTTGCTTGATCAATTTCCTTGCCTTGTCCTTGTCCTTTCTTATTTCTTTTTTTGCCATCTTCCGGATCGGCAGGAGTTTCTTGCAAATCAATCTTCAGGCTAATGTATGCCTGCTCGATGGTGTCATTTAAAACCGATTTTTCTTTAATAAAAATACCATAAGGCGGCTGCCCATCTTTTTTTAGACCGATATAATTTCTTATCTTCCTTTTTATGCAAACATCTGTAACTAGCCCGTGTCCTGTTTCGGCATCCACGCGGGGCAAATTTCCAGCATCCGGGTCCCCATTAGGATTACCGTCTTTTACATCAAAGAAAAACACAAAATCATAGCGCTTCTGGATAGAATTATTCATTTATTACTTGCACCCTTTCTTATTCTTATTCTTCTTTTTTAGCAAAAAATTTCTGCCTTTGATGGTAGTATCCGATAGCAAACCTCCCTTGTTCATGCAATTCAAGATGTGCAGGAAAATCTTTAAGATTGCTCATAATCTCACCCAACAGCCGCTCAAAATTGACTACTCTGCCCTTGTTTTCAATTTTTGCCAGATGGTAGTTCTTTAAACGAAACAAATTAGTGAATACGGTTACCGGGGTTGTACATGCGGCACCGTAAAAACGTTCCCGGATAGTGGCGTTAATACCCGGATTAGCCTCCTCCTGAATCTTTTCAAGCACAGCAAACAATCTCCCAAGTTGATACCCTGTAGAAGGTTGAGAAATATCCAATTCCACACTCATCTCCTTTTGATTTATATCTTGATTAAACCTATGGTAACGGTTTAAATAAGCCTTAATCAGTGCCGCTCTAATTGGCTTGACCCTGCTCTCTGTATCGCTGCGAATGCGCCGAAGCGCTGCCTGAAGTAACGTTGCCGGATAAGGGGTGCCGTTTAGGATAGACTTCATGAAATCGCCCGCCAGATTTGGAGGGATATTCTCGGTTTTGTCCTGGGTGGCGATATTTACCAGAATACGCCAAATCGAGTAGTACTCCGGCTCTTTTGGCGGTTTAACTATGACAAAATCTTCAAAATACTGCTTGATCCGGGTTGCAAACTCAGAGATTGTGCCAACTTGCCAAAACCGGACAGAAATCCGGGCCGCATTTGGGGCAAGCCCTAAGACATAAAATCTGGTCTTGCCGTCATCTTCATAATAAGCGCCGCTATTCACCGATTCGAAAAGTGCCTTTACTTTTCTCGCTCCTTCATCGGGATTATCTTTTTCAGGCTCCTTAAAAAATGATGAAAAATCTGACTCAAAAGATGATTCTTTTGCAGACCAGAAAACAGTTGAGGTATCACCGATCAAAAGACGCTGAGATCTTGATTTGAGCAAGGTATTTAATGCTGTCACATAAGCAAATTCAGATGACTTTATCACCGGAGCATTATAGCCCTGTTCTTTTCCATATGAGTCGTATCCGCTATTCCTTTGAATCCCTACCAGGCTCTTTGAATCTTTGTTGATTGGTGTGTTACCATGTATTCTTGCGATTACGCCAAATTCACCAGTAACTAAACAAATGCCTGTTCTTATACTGCTATCTGATCCCTCATCTTCTTCATTTTTATTTAATGAGTCTAAATTGCGGCTGACAAATTCCTGTACTTTTTTTCGACATGGCACTGGAACATCTGATACTACCTGAAAGGACATGTTGCGTTGAGTCGATTTTAAGCATTCTTGAATACATGGACTTGCAATAGCCTTTGCCACACCCCCTTTTTCATAAAACTGAACAACAGCATTCACACCAACATCTTCCAGCAATTCGTCGGGAAGATTTTTTAGTTCATTAAGCCAAGTATGATGCTGCTTTGCTGATTTCTCATCTTCAACAGGAAGTCCCAATAAATATCCGATATGGTCCCACAGCAAAAAAGTGGTTTCGTAACTCCTGCTACCCGATCTGACTTTTGACCTCGGAAGCAAAAATGTTTTGGCAACCAGCTTGTTTCCAATTTTTTCTCTCGTATCTTCGATATTGATGAATTCACCCTTATCATTAATAATTATTAGAAACTGCAACTCTTTTCTTTCAAAACCCTCCGGGGCAATTTCGCTTTCAGTGTCGGCGATTTTCCTGTCGTAATACTCTTTTAACGCCTGCAATATCATCCTCTCACCTCAATTTCCCTACGATCTGTATTTATTGCGCCATTATCGATAATCGCCCTAAAAAACTTCGGTACCGGGTCATTTTCATTTTGTTCATAGTCCATATCGTACAACATGAACCCCAAATCACGCGTTTCGTCAATCAAGAGTGCCGGTTCAGCTTTTGAATCCACCAGCTTGAAATCACACGCGAATTCCCGGCAGCCTAAATATGGACGATGAAAGCACTGGCCTTTTTTTGCCCGCCGCTCAAACATTGCCGCATATTTTGCTTCAGTTTCATCCATCCGGGTTATCATTGCCGTTTCATGTCCGTCCGCCCAGAATTCAGTTGAAACAGAGCGGTTTGATTTTCTTTTTTCCAGTGGAATAAAATCAAAATAACCGCGAATCCGATACCTGACATCCCTTAAAAAAAGCCCTGCCCGTTGTTGACGCGCATCTTCAATAAAAATACCCATCGGCTCATCGCGTTCCCCTGAAAGTTGTTTAGCTGTGGGACCAGGCACCGTTTTCCCTACTTCATTGCGGCGAACGGATATCCATCTGACCGGATTTAGGACTTCAATTCTTGTTATATTCCAACGGATGGCCGGTTTCCATAAAATGGCCTCAAAAATAGCCCTGGCCGCCGATGGGGTCATCACATCGTAACTCACTCGCTCTACTTTCATTTCCGGACGTGTAAAACAGGCGTAATCACCCCATACTTCCAAACACCAATCTCGCATTTTTTGCCTCCCCTTTTTTATAAAATAAATTGTTCCGGGTTATAATCAGTGTCGCTGACGAGAAGCCCAACCTCTGCCGAATAATCAAAGTCGGTTACAACGGCATAAATATTTGGTTGCACTTCTTCAACAGCGCCCCGCTTACGCATTTCTTTGAAATCGTAATCATATATATTTACTGTGTATCTCTGAAGTTTTCGTAATAACCACCGTTTTGGCCCCTCTGATTTTAATAAATCAATCAAACTTTTGCCTTCGCCGTAACTGACCAAAACCGTTTTTTGCATAGAGTCGTCAATGATCCGGAATCTTTCTGCGGCTGTCCGAAAAAAAATGCTGCATTCGGACTTCTCCGGGTTCAGCAAAGAAATTATCTCTTTTAAATCCAACGAATTGGCTCTCCAGTACAATTCCGCAAAAAATTTCTCAAATAGGTTATAATTTAGCGGGTCATCACATTGAGTTGAAAAAATGCCGCGGGTAGTGTCTGCCGCCTTTCGGAGGATACCTGGAGGAGCTTTTCTGGGTGCGTTGAAAATAACAACCTTGCCCAATCCGGGCAATTTTCCTTCTCTGTTGCAACGGCCGGCAGCCTGGGCAATAGAGTCAAGACCGGCAAACACTCTGTAGACAACAGGAAAATCAAAGTCAACACCGGCCTCTACCAGTTGGGTACTGATAACCCGGACCTCTTCTTTGTTTTTCAGCTTCTGCTTTATTTTTTCAATAATTTCACTGCGGTGCTGGCCGCACATTAGGGCTGACAAATGAAATGTCCCCTCAGGCATCAAACGATATAGCTCACGGCAACTTTTCCGATCGGAAACGATACACAGAACCTGTTCGTGCTGAATCAGATCTTCCGCAATTTCATCCCATGTAGTTACGGCATGAATGTCTTCAGGCAGTTGAACATTTACCCGTTTTAAAGAATCATACAGTGCCCCCACATTATCACCCATTATCTCGGTGATTTTTTTCAAACCTGTAAACTGTTTTCCATCCACAAAACGGTCTTTAAATGCCGGCTGAGTTGCGGTTGAAATTACAAAACTTACATGATAATGGTCAGTAAGAAGCTGCATTGTTTCTAATATCGGCTTTAAATATTCAACCGGGACTAACTGTGCTTCATCCAAAATGACCACCGATCGCGCAATATTGTGCAGCTTGCGGCACCGGCTGGATTTTGCGGCAAAAAGAGACTCAAAAAACTGCACTGTAGTAGTGACAATAACCGGGGCATCCCAATTTTCCGAGGCCAGGCGAGATTTCACCGTAGAGTCATCTTCATCCAAACTTGAATGATGCTCCACAATCTGGTCTTCCCCAACTGCCAAACGGAATACATCTGCATTTTGCTCAATAATGCTGGTATAAGGGATTACGTAAATAATGCGGTCCAGACCGTGATGCACTGCGTGTTCAAGGCCAAATGCAAGGCTTGACAGTGTTTTTCCTCCGCCTGTAGGCACTGAAAGAGAAAAGATGCCTTGAGGCTCTTTTGCCATCTGGACACACTTTGCCCGAACATCTCTTCTGATTTTATTTACCGATGTATCTGCTGATGTTTCTTCCAATCGCTTATTATACCTGTTAAGCCGCTCAAGGAGTTCCGCCATAGAACAATAACCACCCCTGGCAGCCGTCCGTTCAGGGTCCATGTATGCTTCTGTGTCTAAGAAATCTGCATCCACAAGACACGAAAACAGCATCCTAATCCATAAAGACAAATCCAAACCATGGGCAAATTTCCATGGTGGATGCTCTGGTTTTGATGACATTATTCTGTCTCTAATCAGATTATCGATATCTTTCAAATCTTTGACTTGTGAAGCCTGAAACTGCAGCGAGGATTGTCCGGCGCCCTCGGAACTGGACCAATCCGGCAGACCCGCGTGGTGTCCTGCAATAGTATAGGCCAAAAACCTCCCTATCACTTTACCAAACAATTCCTCGGCTAGTTTGGCACCATGAATGGCATGAAGGACCTTTCCGGATTTATTCTCAAGATGAGCTTCTTCATCATAATAGCCGCTTTTGCGCTGAATATAACCATACCACACCAACCTGGCTTTTCCTGTATCATGGAACGCCCCGGCGGCTTTTCCCCATGAGCCGGATTGGAATTTGGCAGCGTTTTTTTCTGCAATTAAAGCGGTTTTTTCTAAATGATCCAATAGCATATGGGGCGGCGCCCAGGTGCCGTCATCATTTTTTCTTACGTGCGCAATGAATTTACCACTCATACAATCATCGTCCCTTCAGGGTCGAAGGCCTGTTTCGCCCCCACATGCTCGACCCTTCTCTTCCAGTTGCTGCCGAGAAAATAATAACGCAAGCTATCTTTCTCAGGATCGATAATCCCCTCAAGCCTGTTTTTCAGCGCAGCAAACTGGGCCGGTTCCAGCAGGCATTCAAAAACAGAGTTTTGCACCCGCTGGCCGTGGTTAACACATTGTTTGGCCACATGGCGCAGCCTTTTTTTACCTGCCTCAGTGGTAGTATTTACGTCATATGTGATAAGCACCATCATAACTTTTTTCTCCCCTTTACTTCCAGATAAAAGGGGGATAACTATCCAAATCTCCCCTCAAATGCCTGGCCAATAGCAAAGCCTGGGCATACGGCATAAGTCCCACAGGAATTTTTTCCTCCAGAAACGGGTGGGTTATTTCTTCTCTTTTCCTGTTTTGCCAGGCTTCAATTACTGTCTTTCTGGCAGTGTCTTTCATTATCACTCCACCCGGTTCTTTCTTGATAAAATCGTCTCCTTTAACTTGCCGCCTGTTGATCAGACTCAGCGCCAGCCTGTCCGCCATGTAAGGCCGGAACTCCTCCATCAGGTCAAGTGCCAGACCGGCCCTGCCCGGCCGGTCCCGGTGGAGAAATCCCACGTATGGATCCAGGCCCACCGACTCCAGCGCCGCTCTGGTTTCATGCAAAAGCATGCTGTAAAGAAATGATAGCAAAGCGTTCATATTGTCCAGAGGAGGCCGCCGGCTTCTCTGGCGCATGTAGAAATGATCCTTCTGGCTCACAATCAGCCTGTCCAGCACGGAAAAATAATGTCTGGCTGTTTCACCTTCTATTCCCCTCACCTCGTCCAGCCCTGGCTCTTTTCCCAGACGAAGGACATTCCGGGCCATTATCTTGATTGCTTCCTCTATCTCCCCGGTTTCAGCTTTCTCACCAAAATCACTTATATACCGCCTTAATACTGTTCTGCAATTGGCGATTTTGCCTATTATGAACATTGAGGCCAGATTTGCTGAAGCCGGCTCGGAATCGGCCAACCGGTATTGTTTTCTCCTTAACAGCACATTCCCCTTGGGTGAGCCGTGTACGGTGGCCATATGTCTGCCGCTGCCGGTGAGGAAGCTGACGGCAACCCCTTTTTCAACACACATCCCTAAAAGCGCCGGGCTGGCACCCAAATGGCCGAAGGTTACTATTCCCTCCAGGTAGTGAATAGGGGTCCGGAAAATCTCATCCTCCTGCACCCTCACTACAAGGTTTTCGCCGTCTTTTGCCAAATAGGCCTCGGTGTTGGTAACGTATAGAACATTCAGCATTTTCCTCATGCCTTTGTTTTCCTCGTCATTCATTTTTCATTTCATTTAATATTTTATCCAGGTACAATTTTGCCTTATTTTTGCTAATCGCGAGTTTGGGGACGCAGATATCAATCAATGAACAGTTTTTGCAGTGTTTGCCCTTTGTAGCCGGTGGGGTTTCACCCTTGGCATGGAGTTCGTGCATCCTTCTTGCCAGTTCTTTGACCTTGCCCCTCAGTGGCTCATCAAATAAAACTCTATGTCTATGTTTTGTCTCGCCATAGTACATGTACCCGTAATCAAGTCTTATACTCAGCATTTCCTCCAGACAAAGGGCCTGGGCGCACAACTGCACATCATCCCTTTCATCGGGCTTA
This window of the Syntrophomonadaceae bacterium genome carries:
- a CDS encoding transposase domain-containing protein, which gives rise to FANTPHGAKASATIYSIVETAKENGLNPFTYLIYLFEQMPNMDVKDRDALDKLLPWSNSLPARCRIRKISDEMPAS
- the cas7c gene encoding type I-C CRISPR-associated protein Cas7/Csd2, with the translated sequence MNNSIQKRYDFVFFFDVKDGNPNGDPDAGNLPRVDAETGHGLVTDVCIKRKIRNYIGLKKDGQPPYGIFIKEKSVLNDTIEQAYISLKIDLQETPADPEDGKKRNKKGQGQGKEIDQAKQFLCQNFYDIRTFGAVLSTGANAGQVRGPVQFTFARSVDPIVSLEHSITRMAVTTKTEAEEQGGDNRTMGRKFTIPYGLYRAHGFISAPFANQTGFSQGDLELLWEALENMFEHDRSAARGLMGTRKLIIFEHTSKMGDAPVQKLFEAVTIKRKNESKPARDFSDYSISVNKDKIPEAVSIIEI
- the cas8c gene encoding type I-C CRISPR-associated protein Cas8c/Csd1, translating into MQALKEYYDRKIADTESEIAPEGFERKELQFLIIINDKGEFINIEDTREKIGNKLVAKTFLLPRSKVRSGSRSYETTFLLWDHIGYLLGLPVEDEKSAKQHHTWLNELKNLPDELLEDVGVNAVVQFYEKGGVAKAIASPCIQECLKSTQRNMSFQVVSDVPVPCRKKVQEFVSRNLDSLNKNEEDEGSDSSIRTGICLVTGEFGVIARIHGNTPINKDSKSLVGIQRNSGYDSYGKEQGYNAPVIKSSEFAYVTALNTLLKSRSQRLLIGDTSTVFWSAKESSFESDFSSFFKEPEKDNPDEGARKVKALFESVNSGAYYEDDGKTRFYVLGLAPNAARISVRFWQVGTISEFATRIKQYFEDFVIVKPPKEPEYYSIWRILVNIATQDKTENIPPNLAGDFMKSILNGTPYPATLLQAALRRIRSDTESRVKPIRAALIKAYLNRYHRFNQDINQKEMSVELDISQPSTGYQLGRLFAVLEKIQEEANPGINATIRERFYGAACTTPVTVFTNLFRLKNYHLAKIENKGRVVNFERLLGEIMSNLKDFPAHLELHEQGRFAIGYYHQRQKFFAKKEE
- the cas5c gene encoding type I-C CRISPR-associated protein Cas5, whose translation is MRDWCLEVWGDYACFTRPEMKVERVSYDVMTPSAARAIFEAILWKPAIRWNITRIEVLNPVRWISVRRNEVGKTVPGPTAKQLSGERDEPMGIFIEDARQQRAGLFLRDVRYRIRGYFDFIPLEKRKSNRSVSTEFWADGHETAMITRMDETEAKYAAMFERRAKKGQCFHRPYLGCREFACDFKLVDSKAEPALLIDETRDLGFMLYDMDYEQNENDPVPKFFRAIIDNGAINTDRREIEVRG